In one Culex quinquefasciatus strain JHB chromosome 2, VPISU_Cqui_1.0_pri_paternal, whole genome shotgun sequence genomic region, the following are encoded:
- the LOC6033392 gene encoding kinase D-interacting substrate of 220 kDa isoform X9, whose amino-acid sequence MGSLSHRTLLQYLDSDDLVGLKSFLGTRQLQVDDRDENGTTVLMIASGRGASSFVKELIARGADVHAQDLDNWSALQFAAKSGHADIVEILLDNGAEIEHRDMGGWTALMWGSYKGHADVVSLLLQRGADVQAHGNYHLNPLLWASGRGHTEIVKLLVNTGGAKTNVGDKYGTTPLVWACRKGYTEIVDTLLKAGANVDTAGMYSWTPLLVAVTGGHQECVSLLLERKPNVNALDKDGMTALSIACREGLTEIASALIAAGAYLNVQDRAGDTPLINAVKGGYRSVVEILLKRHVDVDIQGKDRKTALYTAVEKGHTTLVKLILQSNPDLELSTKDGDTPLLRAVRNRNLEMVQMLLERKAKVGAADKRGDTCLHVAMRARSKAIVETLLSNPKYSQLLYRSNKAGETPYGIDAMHQKTILGQVFGARRLNANEDSEGMLGYGLYSSALADVLSEPTLTTPITVGLYAKWGSGKSFLLAKLREEMKSFAQQWSEPPIRAPSLFFLVCLHLALLLGTVVGLTTWCYIWGLVTGVSLLVLIYFINYLFKFLDRRYDLEWLYSLNYGISRKLGRLRLILQVAFCHPPGPQSDSQPMPVRFHFAEASGAAPNGDAAVALMLASLFDAIEAHYGSLATGLYRAFRPKPLKATGGWKWRRMCCVPVVILFELGVLGLIAAASLSIVYSEMRDEGSQEIAVAIYILLGFLLAGTIANLHAWSKLIGALFMSQGKHLKRSFNSSEAAPLTALGAEVSLMTDMIRCLDAFTNQQSRLVGVVDALDSCDTERTLTILNAIQTILSAPQRPFVLLLAVDPHVVAKAAEANSKRLFTEGGIGGHDFLRNLVHLPVYLQNSGLRKVQRAQNTALNTYRRIIPDSGRDDEPHLGHSVSARRLSNASEIMSSQEKLRVMPGTSRAGSKKLRVSDSIASSIGSNLHKLGQNPPVDLSKIILTDDYFSDVNPRSMRRLMNVIYITVRLLKAFQIDFSWYRLSSWINLTEQWPLRASMIVLEHDQAGDSFDDLTSLQSVYDKVRPKIACLREAATLLDLDRDERKLDAFLQLHKSDLLVSDLRIFLPFTINLDPYLRKVLKEDQQALEDEGIIIPVKSSMPPIKPHGFTSNRHMHQSMLHPTPQHPHSLPNWAGFYNSPPPPAAAMAMMNYYNPNFASLLHAPDATGSSLKKPNANSILIDHLNENHSMSGGPASSHSSKHHQSKQPTSPGSPPIDVDLTHVQLAKLSTEELIDVIGRVPDLKPTLDRMAPILRENAITGRVLTYCSLDELKSVLTLNFGHWEVFKMLINSLRENPTGKKQPKTTTFAKGTNDGMESADGIPSSSSSSSAAAAAASQQMPQQSPGPSVFQPIRQKSQNVMEKQPTKVHDYEYLQVTLEEQMICGALQTLNEDAFEDVVGSERPSPTGEMFSSQYLAPIRESSEIGSPPRLSYNFTNPNLHDHGHASSTNGDDIFHHHASSHRSQLRSHSLHDESLSSVVIMPHFPGASATTNVDDTKL is encoded by the exons ATGGGCTCGCTGAGTCATCGCACTCTGCTACAATATCTGGATTCGGACGATCTAGTCGGGCTCAAGTCGTTCCTGGGGACGCGCCAGCTGCAGGTCGATGACCGGGATGAG AATGGCACTACCGTGCTGATGATTGCCAGTGGCCGGGGAGCGTCCAGCTTTGTGAAGGAGTTGATCGCGCGGGGAGCCGATGTGCACGCACAGGACCTGGACAACTGGTCGGCGTTGCAGTTTGCGGCAAAGTCGGGCCACGCAGACATTGTGGAGATCCTGCTGGACAATGGGGCCGAGATCGAGCACCGGGATATGGGCGGCTGGACCGCCCTTATGTGGGGCTCGTACAAAGGGCACGCGGACGTGGTTTCGTTGCTGCTGCAGAGAGGTGCCGACGTGCAGGCCCATGGCAATTACCATCTGAACCCGCTGCTGTGGGCGTCCGGTCGAGGCCATACGGAGATTGTGAAGTTGTTGGTGAACACGGGGGGTGCGAAAACGAACGTGGGTGACAAGTACGGGACGACGCCGCTGGTATGGGCCTGTCGGAAGGGCTACACGGAGATCGTTGACACTCTGCTGAAGGCGGGCGCCAATGTGGACACGGCCGGTATGTACTCGTGGACGCCGCTGTTGGTTGCGGTAACCGGCGGACATCAGGAGTGTGTCTCGTTGCTGCTGGAACGCAAACCGAACGTCAACGCGCTGGACAAGGACGGCATGACCGCACTCTCGATCGCTTGCCGAGAGGGACTCACGGAAATTGCGTCCGCTTTGATCGCGGCCGGGGCGTACCTTAACGTGCAGGATCGCGCCGGAGATACGCCCCTGATCAACGCCGTCAAAGGCGGCTACCGGAGCGTGGTGGAGATCTTGCTGAAACGACACGTTGACGTGGATATACAGGGAAAAGACCGCAAGACGGCGCTTTATACGGCCGTGGAAAAGGGTCACACAACGCTGGTGAAGCTGATTCTGCAATCCAACCCGGATTTGGAACTTTCGACCAAAGACGGAGACACGCCGCTTCTGAGAGCGGTAAGAAACAGAAACCTGGAGATGGTACAAATGCTGCTGGAGCGCAAGGCCAAAGTTGGAGCCGCGGACAAACGGGGTGATACCTGCCTGCACGTGGCAATGCGAGCTCGCTCGAAAGCGATCGTTGAAACTCTACTCAGCAACCCCAAGTACAGCCAGCTGCTGTACCGCTCGAACAAGGCCGGCGAAACGCCGTACGGAATTGATGCCATGCATCAGAAAACCATTCTCGGACAAGTTTTTGGTGCTAGACGACTGAACGCAAACGAAGACTCGGAGGGAATGCTCGGCTACGGGCTTTACTCTTCCGCACTCGCCGATGTGCTAAGCGAACCGACCCTCACAACTCCCATCACCGTTGGATTGTACGCCAAGTGGGGCTCCGGAAAGAGCTTTCTGCTGGCAAAACTTCGCGAAGAAATGAAAAGCTTCGCCCAACAGTGGTCCGAACCACCCATCCGAGCGCCGTCGTTATTCTTCCTCGTTTGCCTCCATCTCGCCCTCCTCCTCGGAACAGTCGTGGGCCTCACCACGTGGTGCTACATCTGGGGACTCGTCACCGGAGTTTCGCTGCTCGTGCTCATCTATTTCATCAACTACCTGTTCAAGTTTCTCGACCGACGGTACGACCTCGAGTGGCTGTACTCGCTCAACTACGGCATCTCGCGCAAGCTCGGCCGGCTGCGGCTGATTCTGCAGGTCGCGTTCTGCCATCCACCGGGTCCGCAGAGCGATTCCCAGCCGATGCCGGTGCGGTTTCACTTTGCCGAAGCGAGCGGCGCCGCGCCCAACGGGGACGCCGCCGTAGCGCTAATGCTTGCGTCACTTTTCGACGCCATCGAGGCGCATTACGGATCGCTTGCGACCGGGTTGTACCGGGCGTTTCGACCTAAACCTT TGAAAGCAACGGGAGGGTGGAAGTGGCGCCGCATGTGCTGCGTCCCGGTGGTCATCCTGTTCGAGTTGGGAGTTTTGGGGTTGATCGCGGCAGCTTCGCTATCCATCGTGTACTCTGAGATGCGGGACGAGGGGAG TCAGGAAATCGCCGTCGCAATCTACATCCTGCTGGGCTTTCTGCTGGCCGGAACGATCGCGAACCTGCACGCGTGGTCCAAGCTGATTGGGGCGCTGTTTATGTCCCAGGGAAAGCACCTGAAGCGTTCGTTCAACAGCAGTGAGGCGGCCCCGCTGACGGCACTCGGTGCCGAAGTGAGTCTTATGACGGACATGATTCGCTGTCTGGACGCGTTCACCAACCAGCAGAGTCGTTTGGTGGGCGTTGTGGATGCGTTGGATTCGTGCGATACGGAGCGTACGCTTACGATACTGAACGCAATTCAAACGATTCTTTCCGCGCCGCAGCGTCCGTTTGTGCTGCTGTTGGCCGTTGATCCGCACGTTGTGGCGAAAGCGGCTGAGGCGAACAGCAAGCGGTTGTTCACCGAGGGTGGCATTGGAGGGCACGACTTTTTGCGAAATCTGGTCCACCTTCCGGTGTACCTTCAAAACTCGGGCCTGAGGAAGGTGCAACGGGCGCAGAACACGGCGTTGAACACGTATCGGCGCATCATACCGGACTCGGGGCGGGATGACGAGCCGCACCTGGGTCACTCGGTGTCGGCGCGGCGACTTTCGAATGCGTCGGAGATTATGTCTAGTCAGGAGAAGCTGCGCGTCATGCCGGGAACGTCGCGAGCTGGTAGCAAGAAGCTGAGGGTTTCGGACTCGATCGCCAGCTCGATTGGATCCAACTTGCACAAGCTGGGCCAGAATCCACCGGTGGATCTGTCGAAGATTATCCTCACCGATGACTACTTCAGCGACGTGAACCCGCGCAGTATGAGGAGGCTGATGAATGTTATCTACATTACTG TTCGTCTCCTGAAGGCGTTTCAAATTGACTTCAGCTGGTACCGCTTGAGTTCGTGGATCAATCTGACGGAGCAGTGGCCGTTGCGGGCGAGTATGATCGTCCTCGAGCATGACCAGGCCGGCGACAGTTTTGATGACTTGACGTCGCTGCAATCCGTTTACGACAA AGTTCGGCCAAAGATCGCCTGCTTGCGGGAGGCAGCAACCCTTCTCGATCTGGACCGTGACGAGCGCAAACTCGATGCGTTCCTTCAGCTGCACAAATCGGATCTTCTCGTCTCAGACCTGCGCATTTTCCTCCCCTTCACGATCAATCTGGACCCCTACCTGCGAAAGGTGCTCAAGGAAGACCAGCAAGCCCTAGAAGACGAAGGCATCATAATCCCGGTCAAGAGTTCCATGCCACCCATCAAACCGCACGGTTTCACCTCGAACCGCCACATGCACCAGAGCATGCTTCATCCGACGCCGCAGCACCCGCACAGCCTACCGAATTGGGCCGGTTTCTACAACTCACCACCGCCACCGGCAGCAGCCATGGCAATGATGAACTACTACAACCCCAACTTCGCAAGCCTCCTGCACGCCCCAGACGCCACCGGAAGTAGCCTTAAGAAACCCAATGCCAACAGCATCCTGATCGATCATCTCAACGAAAATCATTCCATGAGCGGCGGTCCTGCCTCGTCCCACTCCAGCAAGCACCACCAATCCAAACAACCAACCTCCCCCGGGTCACCCCCGATCGACGTTGACCTCACCCACGTTCAGCTCGCGAAGCTCTCCACCGAAGAACTAATCGACGTGATCGGTCGCGTCCCCGACCTCAAGCCAACGCTCGACAGAATGGCCCCAATCCTGCGCGAAAACGCCATCACCGGTCGCGTCCTCACCTACTGCAGCCTGGACGAGCTCAAATCCGTACTTACCCTTAACTTTGGACACTGGGAAGTGTTCAAAATGCTCATCAACTCCCTGCGGGAGAACCCCACCGGCAAGAAGCAGCCCAAAACCACCACCTTCGCCAAGGGCACCAACGACGGCATGGAAAGCGCGGACGGCATCCCGTCGTCCTCGTCTTCATCGTCAGCAGCGGCGGCAGCCGCATCTCAGCAGATGCCCCAGCAATCTCCCGGGCCGTCCGTGTTCCAGCCGATTCGGCAAAAGTCGCAGAATGTGATGGAGAAACAG CCCACCAAGGTTCATGATTATGAGTATTTGCAG
- the LOC6033392 gene encoding kinase D-interacting substrate of 220 kDa isoform X7, whose amino-acid sequence MLQFENTTKMFRNKLRSSTHHEHQQALNRCDSMGSLSHRTLLQYLDSDDLVGLKSFLGTRQLQVDDRDENGTTVLMIASGRGASSFVKELIARGADVHAQDLDNWSALQFAAKSGHADIVEILLDNGAEIEHRDMGGWTALMWGSYKGHADVVSLLLQRGADVQAHGNYHLNPLLWASGRGHTEIVKLLVNTGGAKTNVGDKYGTTPLVWACRKGYTEIVDTLLKAGANVDTAGMYSWTPLLVAVTGGHQECVSLLLERKPNVNALDKDGMTALSIACREGLTEIASALIAAGAYLNVQDRAGDTPLINAVKGGYRSVVEILLKRHVDVDIQGKDRKTALYTAVEKGHTTLVKLILQSNPDLELSTKDGDTPLLRAVRNRNLEMVQMLLERKAKVGAADKRGDTCLHVAMRARSKAIVETLLSNPKYSQLLYRSNKAGETPYGIDAMHQKTILGQVFGARRLNANEDSEGMLGYGLYSSALADVLSEPTLTTPITVGLYAKWGSGKSFLLAKLREEMKSFAQQWSEPPIRAPSLFFLVCLHLALLLGTVVGLTTWCYIWGLVTGVSLLVLIYFINYLFKFLDRRYDLEWLYSLNYGISRKLGRLRLILQVAFCHPPGPQSDSQPMPVRFHFAEASGAAPNGDAAVALMLASLFDAIEAHYGSLATGLYRAFRPKPLKATGGWKWRRMCCVPVVILFELGVLGLIAAASLSIVYSEMRDEGSQEIAVAIYILLGFLLAGTIANLHAWSKLIGALFMSQGKHLKRSFNSSEAAPLTALGAEVSLMTDMIRCLDAFTNQQSRLVGVVDALDSCDTERTLTILNAIQTILSAPQRPFVLLLAVDPHVVAKAAEANSKRLFTEGGIGGHDFLRNLVHLPVYLQNSGLRKVQRAQNTALNTYRRIIPDSGRDDEPHLGHSVSARRLSNASEIMSSQEKLRVMPGTSRAGSKKLRVSDSIASSIGSNLHKLGQNPPVDLSKIILTDDYFSDVNPRSMRRLMNVIYITVRLLKAFQIDFSWYRLSSWINLTEQWPLRASMIVLEHDQAGDSFDDLTSLQSVYDKVRPKIACLREAATLLDLDRDERKLDAFLQLHKSDLLVSDLRIFLPFTINLDPYLRKVLKEDQQALEDEGIIIPVKSSMPPIKPHGFTSNRHMHQSMLHPTPQHPHSLPNWAGFYNSPPPPAAAMAMMNYYNPNFASLLHAPDATGSSLKKPNANSILIDHLNENHSMSGGPASSHSSKHHQSKQPTSPGSPPIDVDLTHVQLAKLSTEELIDVIGRVPDLKPTLDRMAPILRENAITGRVLTYCSLDELKSVLTLNFGHWEVFKMLINSLRENPTGKKQPKTTTFAKGTNDGMESADGIPSSSSSSSAAAAAASQQMPQQSPGPSVFQPIRQKSQNVMEKQPTKVHDYEYLQVTLEEQMICGALQTLNEDAFEDVVGSERPSPTGEMFSSQYLAPIRESSEIGSPPRLSYNFTNPNLHDHGHASSTNGDDIFHHHASSHRSQLRSHSLHDESLSSVVIMPHFPGASATTNVDDTKL is encoded by the exons GCCTTGAATCGGTGCGATTCAATGGGCTCGCTGAGTCATCGCACTCTGCTACAATATCTGGATTCGGACGATCTAGTCGGGCTCAAGTCGTTCCTGGGGACGCGCCAGCTGCAGGTCGATGACCGGGATGAG AATGGCACTACCGTGCTGATGATTGCCAGTGGCCGGGGAGCGTCCAGCTTTGTGAAGGAGTTGATCGCGCGGGGAGCCGATGTGCACGCACAGGACCTGGACAACTGGTCGGCGTTGCAGTTTGCGGCAAAGTCGGGCCACGCAGACATTGTGGAGATCCTGCTGGACAATGGGGCCGAGATCGAGCACCGGGATATGGGCGGCTGGACCGCCCTTATGTGGGGCTCGTACAAAGGGCACGCGGACGTGGTTTCGTTGCTGCTGCAGAGAGGTGCCGACGTGCAGGCCCATGGCAATTACCATCTGAACCCGCTGCTGTGGGCGTCCGGTCGAGGCCATACGGAGATTGTGAAGTTGTTGGTGAACACGGGGGGTGCGAAAACGAACGTGGGTGACAAGTACGGGACGACGCCGCTGGTATGGGCCTGTCGGAAGGGCTACACGGAGATCGTTGACACTCTGCTGAAGGCGGGCGCCAATGTGGACACGGCCGGTATGTACTCGTGGACGCCGCTGTTGGTTGCGGTAACCGGCGGACATCAGGAGTGTGTCTCGTTGCTGCTGGAACGCAAACCGAACGTCAACGCGCTGGACAAGGACGGCATGACCGCACTCTCGATCGCTTGCCGAGAGGGACTCACGGAAATTGCGTCCGCTTTGATCGCGGCCGGGGCGTACCTTAACGTGCAGGATCGCGCCGGAGATACGCCCCTGATCAACGCCGTCAAAGGCGGCTACCGGAGCGTGGTGGAGATCTTGCTGAAACGACACGTTGACGTGGATATACAGGGAAAAGACCGCAAGACGGCGCTTTATACGGCCGTGGAAAAGGGTCACACAACGCTGGTGAAGCTGATTCTGCAATCCAACCCGGATTTGGAACTTTCGACCAAAGACGGAGACACGCCGCTTCTGAGAGCGGTAAGAAACAGAAACCTGGAGATGGTACAAATGCTGCTGGAGCGCAAGGCCAAAGTTGGAGCCGCGGACAAACGGGGTGATACCTGCCTGCACGTGGCAATGCGAGCTCGCTCGAAAGCGATCGTTGAAACTCTACTCAGCAACCCCAAGTACAGCCAGCTGCTGTACCGCTCGAACAAGGCCGGCGAAACGCCGTACGGAATTGATGCCATGCATCAGAAAACCATTCTCGGACAAGTTTTTGGTGCTAGACGACTGAACGCAAACGAAGACTCGGAGGGAATGCTCGGCTACGGGCTTTACTCTTCCGCACTCGCCGATGTGCTAAGCGAACCGACCCTCACAACTCCCATCACCGTTGGATTGTACGCCAAGTGGGGCTCCGGAAAGAGCTTTCTGCTGGCAAAACTTCGCGAAGAAATGAAAAGCTTCGCCCAACAGTGGTCCGAACCACCCATCCGAGCGCCGTCGTTATTCTTCCTCGTTTGCCTCCATCTCGCCCTCCTCCTCGGAACAGTCGTGGGCCTCACCACGTGGTGCTACATCTGGGGACTCGTCACCGGAGTTTCGCTGCTCGTGCTCATCTATTTCATCAACTACCTGTTCAAGTTTCTCGACCGACGGTACGACCTCGAGTGGCTGTACTCGCTCAACTACGGCATCTCGCGCAAGCTCGGCCGGCTGCGGCTGATTCTGCAGGTCGCGTTCTGCCATCCACCGGGTCCGCAGAGCGATTCCCAGCCGATGCCGGTGCGGTTTCACTTTGCCGAAGCGAGCGGCGCCGCGCCCAACGGGGACGCCGCCGTAGCGCTAATGCTTGCGTCACTTTTCGACGCCATCGAGGCGCATTACGGATCGCTTGCGACCGGGTTGTACCGGGCGTTTCGACCTAAACCTT TGAAAGCAACGGGAGGGTGGAAGTGGCGCCGCATGTGCTGCGTCCCGGTGGTCATCCTGTTCGAGTTGGGAGTTTTGGGGTTGATCGCGGCAGCTTCGCTATCCATCGTGTACTCTGAGATGCGGGACGAGGGGAG TCAGGAAATCGCCGTCGCAATCTACATCCTGCTGGGCTTTCTGCTGGCCGGAACGATCGCGAACCTGCACGCGTGGTCCAAGCTGATTGGGGCGCTGTTTATGTCCCAGGGAAAGCACCTGAAGCGTTCGTTCAACAGCAGTGAGGCGGCCCCGCTGACGGCACTCGGTGCCGAAGTGAGTCTTATGACGGACATGATTCGCTGTCTGGACGCGTTCACCAACCAGCAGAGTCGTTTGGTGGGCGTTGTGGATGCGTTGGATTCGTGCGATACGGAGCGTACGCTTACGATACTGAACGCAATTCAAACGATTCTTTCCGCGCCGCAGCGTCCGTTTGTGCTGCTGTTGGCCGTTGATCCGCACGTTGTGGCGAAAGCGGCTGAGGCGAACAGCAAGCGGTTGTTCACCGAGGGTGGCATTGGAGGGCACGACTTTTTGCGAAATCTGGTCCACCTTCCGGTGTACCTTCAAAACTCGGGCCTGAGGAAGGTGCAACGGGCGCAGAACACGGCGTTGAACACGTATCGGCGCATCATACCGGACTCGGGGCGGGATGACGAGCCGCACCTGGGTCACTCGGTGTCGGCGCGGCGACTTTCGAATGCGTCGGAGATTATGTCTAGTCAGGAGAAGCTGCGCGTCATGCCGGGAACGTCGCGAGCTGGTAGCAAGAAGCTGAGGGTTTCGGACTCGATCGCCAGCTCGATTGGATCCAACTTGCACAAGCTGGGCCAGAATCCACCGGTGGATCTGTCGAAGATTATCCTCACCGATGACTACTTCAGCGACGTGAACCCGCGCAGTATGAGGAGGCTGATGAATGTTATCTACATTACTG TTCGTCTCCTGAAGGCGTTTCAAATTGACTTCAGCTGGTACCGCTTGAGTTCGTGGATCAATCTGACGGAGCAGTGGCCGTTGCGGGCGAGTATGATCGTCCTCGAGCATGACCAGGCCGGCGACAGTTTTGATGACTTGACGTCGCTGCAATCCGTTTACGACAA AGTTCGGCCAAAGATCGCCTGCTTGCGGGAGGCAGCAACCCTTCTCGATCTGGACCGTGACGAGCGCAAACTCGATGCGTTCCTTCAGCTGCACAAATCGGATCTTCTCGTCTCAGACCTGCGCATTTTCCTCCCCTTCACGATCAATCTGGACCCCTACCTGCGAAAGGTGCTCAAGGAAGACCAGCAAGCCCTAGAAGACGAAGGCATCATAATCCCGGTCAAGAGTTCCATGCCACCCATCAAACCGCACGGTTTCACCTCGAACCGCCACATGCACCAGAGCATGCTTCATCCGACGCCGCAGCACCCGCACAGCCTACCGAATTGGGCCGGTTTCTACAACTCACCACCGCCACCGGCAGCAGCCATGGCAATGATGAACTACTACAACCCCAACTTCGCAAGCCTCCTGCACGCCCCAGACGCCACCGGAAGTAGCCTTAAGAAACCCAATGCCAACAGCATCCTGATCGATCATCTCAACGAAAATCATTCCATGAGCGGCGGTCCTGCCTCGTCCCACTCCAGCAAGCACCACCAATCCAAACAACCAACCTCCCCCGGGTCACCCCCGATCGACGTTGACCTCACCCACGTTCAGCTCGCGAAGCTCTCCACCGAAGAACTAATCGACGTGATCGGTCGCGTCCCCGACCTCAAGCCAACGCTCGACAGAATGGCCCCAATCCTGCGCGAAAACGCCATCACCGGTCGCGTCCTCACCTACTGCAGCCTGGACGAGCTCAAATCCGTACTTACCCTTAACTTTGGACACTGGGAAGTGTTCAAAATGCTCATCAACTCCCTGCGGGAGAACCCCACCGGCAAGAAGCAGCCCAAAACCACCACCTTCGCCAAGGGCACCAACGACGGCATGGAAAGCGCGGACGGCATCCCGTCGTCCTCGTCTTCATCGTCAGCAGCGGCGGCAGCCGCATCTCAGCAGATGCCCCAGCAATCTCCCGGGCCGTCCGTGTTCCAGCCGATTCGGCAAAAGTCGCAGAATGTGATGGAGAAACAG CCCACCAAGGTTCATGATTATGAGTATTTGCAG